A stretch of Henckelia pumila isolate YLH828 chromosome 4, ASM3356847v2, whole genome shotgun sequence DNA encodes these proteins:
- the LOC140862411 gene encoding uncharacterized protein: MIEFMCNGTFEDKNPNEAMEYLESLAENAQNWDNIGSIEPPSKTNNSTNGGGIYHLKDDILFHKHTILVGEIIPILVGGTEKGKFPSQPQPNPKNQNQEKFDQVKSVITLRSGKIVNDPYSEPIEVHNEIPVILGRPFLATSNALINCRNGIMKLSFGNMTLELNVFNLCKQPSINEDEDDNAIETIVEENIHQRFANIVNFLVTNKMSSHWSSQDKNKFLKEVKKFYWDDPYLFKYCPDQIFRRCIPDNEACGGHFSSKKTAAKIFQCGFYWPSLFKDTHSFCKSCENCQKMGSISKRNMMPLNPIMIIEIFDSWGIDFMGPFPLSFGFTYILVAVDYVSKWIEAIACRTNDHKVVIKFLKENIFSRFGIPRAIISDGGSHFINKSFSSLLRKYGITHKVSTPYHPQTNGQDYSSNQTACSKFKMALPHFANDSEKAHFTNPL; this comes from the exons atgatagaattcatgtgtaatggaacttttgaagataaaaacccaaatgaagctatggaatatttggagtcattagcagaaaatgctcaaaattgggataatataggctcaattgaaccaccaagtaaaaccaataattcaacaaatgggggtggtatttatcatcttaaagatgat atcctttttcacaaacatacaatcctggttggagaaatcatcccaattttagttggaggaac tgaaaaaggaaaatttccatctcaaccacaacctaatcctaaaaatcaaaatcaagaaaaatttgatcaagtaaaatctgttattactcttagaagtggtaaaatagttaatgatccatatagtg aaccaatagaagtacataacgaaattccagtaatattgggacgtccatttctagcaacttcaaatgctttaattaattgtcgaaatggaataatgaaattgtcttttggaaatatgactttagaacttaatgtgttcaatttatgtaaacaaccaagtattaatgaagatgaagatgataatgcaatagaaacaattgtggaagaaaatatacaccaaa ggtttgctaatattgtaaattttcttgtgacaaataaaatgtcttctcattggagttcacaagataaaaataaattcttgaaagaggtcaaaaaattttattgggatgatccttatttgtttaagtattgtcctgatcaaatttttcgacgatgcatacccgacaatgag gcatgtggaggtcatttttcgtcaaagaaaacagctgcaaaaatctttcaatgtggattttattggccttctttattcaaagatacacattcattttgcaaatcttgtgaaaattgtcagaaaatgggttcaatttcaaaacgaaacatgatgcctttaaatccaatcatgattattgaaatatttgacagttggggaatagattttatgggtccatttccattatcttttggattcacttatattttagtagctgtcgattatgtttcaaaatggattgaagcaattgcatgtagaactaatgatcataaagttgtgataaaatttttgaaagaaaatatttttagtcgatttggaatacctagagctataataagtgatgggggaagtcattttataaataaatcattttcttcgttgttaagaaaatatggtattacacataaagtttctactccatatcaccctcaaacgaatggtcag